Part of the Cohnella candidum genome, ATTACTGAACGTTGTTGGCTTTCGCCCACGCATCCAACTGCTTTTGCTTTTCCGCGATGATTTTATCCAGACCCGCAGCTTTCAGTTTGCTGACGAACTCATCCAGCTTGGACGGATCGATCGTGCCCGATTCCAGCCCGGCCTTGTACTGGTTGTTGACGTTGGCGACGGCCGCGACTTCGGTTTTGACCGGCGCGGAATCGAACGAGAAGCCGAGCGCTTTGGAGAAGGTAGAGCTTTTGTTGAATGCCTTCATTTGTTCCCAGATGTCCGGATCCGTGCCTTGCCACACTTTCGCCAAAGCGTTGTTGCCCACTTCCCATTGGTTGAAGACGTAGTTGCTTCCGCCTTCCGGCGCTTTGATCTGGCCGTTGCCGGCATCCACGTAATGCTTGCCTTCCACGCCGTTCGCGAGCAGGTTGACGATGTCTTTGTCGGTATAGATAAGGTTCAGCAATTGAGCCGCACGGTCCGGGTCCTGCGAGTTCTTCGCGATCGAAATCATGAATCCCGTTCCGGAATCGGAGGTGGAAATCGGCGGCACCAAGGATGCGGCTACCATTTCGCGTCCGTTAACCGTCGTTTCCTGAGCCGCGAATCCCGGCTTCATGTTGGACAGGTAGCTGAAGCCTTTGCCTGCTTTGATCAGACTGTTGTTGCCTTCTTGCGTCGTGGCCGCATCCGGCATGATATAGCCGGCTTGGTACCATTTGCGGGCCAATTGCAGAGCGTCTTTGTAGATTTGGGTTTCATAGAGATCCACGACTTTCAGGTCCTGGTTATTGATCAATAGAACACCCGGCGTATCTCCCAATGCATCGATGTAACCGCGGACGAATTCGGAGGCTACCGTCAAGGTCTGTGAACGCTGAACCAGCGGATAGACACCCGGTTCGTTTTCTTTGATCTTCTGGAAAATCGGCTCCAGATCCGCATACGTTTTCACGTTGTCGAACGTCAGATTGTATTTATCCATCAAGTCTTTGCGGGCAGCGATGCCTTGATCGGCCGCCGTATCCCGGACGCTCGGCACGCCGTACATTTTGCCGCCGATTTTCGTCGAGTTGAAGATCGCCGGTTCCATCGTGTCCTTAATGGTCGGCGCGTATTTGGCGATCAATTCGTCAAGCGGCAGCAACTGTCCTTTGGCTACTTGGGAACTGTAATTGAAGAACGAGGAAGTCACGAGCAAGTCGAGTGGCTGGTTGCCGGCCAGCAGCAGATTGACCTGCTGCGTCCAGGCGCCGGGATCGATCGGCATCAGCTTAACCGTCGCGTTGATTTTGGCTTTCGTGATTTTGCTGATCTCTTCCTGAACCAAACCGGCTTCCTTCATATTGCCGATTCCGAGGAACGCGAGCGTAAGCTCCTCTTCTTTGCCGTTGGACGAAGATCCGGACGAGCTCGAAGCGGGGCTGCCGCTCGAAGACGGTTCGGAAGAGCTGCCGGAATCCTTGGAGCCGCCGCCGCAAGCGGAAAGCATCAAGGACAGGATAAGCAAGACGGAGAGCAGAAGAAGAGCTTTCGACTTTCTTTGCATGAGTTTTCCCCCTAGTTATTGTTCTGCGTGCAATCTATACCAACCGGTCATGAAGGCCGGAATTGGCCGAATCGGAATCACTTTACTTAACCGCCCCGATGGTGAGGCCTTTGACGAAGTATTTCTGGAAGAACGGGTAGATCAGGATGAGCGGCAGGATTCCGACGACGGCCATGGCCATGCGGACCGCATTCGTCGGCAGGTTGACCGACATATTCTGGCCTCCCATGTTGCTCTGCTGCAGGAATTGGATGTTCACCAGCATCCGGTTGAGCAGGTTCTGAATGCTGAACAACCGCGGTTCCGTGATGTAAATCAACCCGTTAAACCAATCGTTCCAGTAGTTGATCGTAAGCATCAAGCCGATCGTCGCCAGAATGGGAAGAGAGAGCGGCAGCACCATTCGGTAAAAAATCTTGAATTCCGAGGCACCGTCGATATAGGCCGATTCGATAATCTGGACCGGAATGGAGTTGGCGAAGAACGTCCGAATCAGCAGGATGAAGAATCCGTTCGTAAGCAGACCCGGGATGATCAAAGCCATCAGCGTGTCCTTCATGTGGAACACTTCCGTGTAGATCAGGTAAGTCGGCACCAATCCGCCGTTGAACAAGAGCGTGAAAAACACGAGGAAACTGAGGATGCCGCGCATCGGCAAGTCCCGACGGGACAACGGATAGGCCAGCAAAGCGCTGATCAGCAATCCGGCGAAGGTGCCCACGACCGTAATCAGGATGGTGATGCCGTATGAATTGAACATCGCGGCCTTTTGCGCCCAGAGATACGTATAGGCTTCCAAGCTGAATTCGCTGGGCCAGAAGGAATAACCGTTGTTCACGATCGACGATTCGGACGAGAACGATGACATGATAAGCAGCACGAAAGGTATCAAGCACAAGGCGGCGAGCAAGATGAAAATCGCATGCACGACGACCTGGTTCATATCGTTGGTTTTCATTGGCGTTCCCCTCTTTCGGTTTAGAACAAGGCGTTCTCCTTGTTGCCTCGGCTGACGATGTAGTTGGAGAGAAGCACGAGGATGAATCCGACCAGCGACTGGTAGAGACCGGCTGCGGAAGACATTCCGATGTCCCCGAGCGTCATCAATCCGCGGTATACGTAAGTGTCGATGACGTCCGTCACCGGCTGAAGCGGACCGGAGTTCAGCGGCACTTGGTAGAACAAGCCGAAGTCGGAATAAAAAATGCGGCCGATCGCGAGCAAAGTCATAATGGTGATCGTAGGCGCGATAAGCGGGATCGTAATGCTGCGGATTTGATGCCATTTGCTGGCGCCGTCGATCGTGGCCGCTTCGTAGTATTCGTTGTCGATCCCGATGATCGCGGCCAAGAAGATGACGCATAGATAACCGGTAGCCTTCCACAGCTGCACGATCGTGAGGATGTAAGGCCAATACCTTGGCTCGAAGTACCAAGAGATCGGTTTCATTCCGAACATGGGAAGCAAGTTCAAATTCAGGAACCCGCTTTCCGCACTCAGCATGGACAGCACGAGATAGCCGACGATGACCATCGAAATCAGGAAAGGAAGCAGAATCACGCTCTGGTAGAAGCGGGCGGCGAACTTGTTTCTGACTTCGTTCAGCAGGATCGCGACGGAGATGGCGAATACCGTATTGAGGATGATGAAGGATCCGTTGTAAAGAATCGTGTTCCGGGTAATGACGACGGCATCCTGCGTCTTGAACAGATACTCGAAGTTTTTGAAGCCGATCCAGTCGCTTCCGAGAATTCCTTTGGCATAGTTGATGTCCTTGAAGGCGATGATCACGCCGAACATCGGCAAGTAGTTGTTCATGATGAGGTAGGCGAGGCCCGGAATCATCATGATAAACAAGGCCCGATAACGCTTGAGCTTCTTGAACTTCGCGGCCCATCCTGTTTGTGCCAATGCTGTCCCCTTCTTTCTTGCCTTTCGTTTATGTTTTCATTCTAATACGCACAAGGACGAGCCGCTTACCAATAAAACGACTTCCGACTTTCGAAATTCCGACTTCCTAGGGACCGAAAAAGGAAAGACCGCCAAAGGAACGGATACGGTTCCCTGACGGTCCTTTTCCTCGTTATCGTTGTTGCGCGCGCTTGCGATAATCCACCGGGTTCATGCCCGTCGCTTTCTTGAAGATGGTCGAGAAATACGACAAATTGGAATAGCCCGAAGCAACCGCGACATCGCTCACGGACTGCCCGGTACCCGCGAGGAGTTCCTTCGCGTAATCGATTCTCCTCTGCTGCAAGTAGTCCGACAGCGACATTCCCGTCTCCTTTTTGAAGATGCGCGTCAGGTAGTCCGGATTCAGGAAGACATGGCTTGCGATATCTTCCCGGGACAATTCCTGCTGGCCGATTTGCTCCGCGATGAATCGCTTGGCTTTGTCGACGACGGACAAGTTTTCTTCGATGGAATGTATGTGGTTAATCGCGACTCCGATCACGTAACGAGTCCATTCTTGCAGGGACGGAACCGAACGGAGCGCGGTTTCCGGCTTGTCGGTCAGCAGGTTTTGGGCGAAAACCTGATTGGCGTGCAATCCTTTGGATTGTAAAACGGAAAAGACCATTTGCAGGAAATCCTGATAAAACGAATGGACGGTTTGCGCGTCGATCCCGCTGCCCGTTTCCTTCCAGGCTTCCAAGTACCGCGAGACCTTCTCGGTCAGCTTGTCCCGGGCGCCTTGCTTCATCCATTCGCCCCATTCCGACCAAGGAGCCGGTTCGGCCGAGCATTCCGCTTTGCGCTTATCGCTCAGGATGATCGTTCGGTTCACTTGCGTAACGTTGTTTTCGTCCATTTCCTGCAACCGCCGCAGCATTTCAGCCATTTCGTGGAGCGGCGTCATGCGGCCGACGTAACAGCTGAGATCGCAAAATAAATACTGATTGCAATTCCGGATGAACGCGTCGCCGTTCGCCCGGATGACCGCGTCTTCGTCCGGTTTATCCAAAGGCACGACGGTCAGCAATGCCCCATCCCCGACCGGGATCACCGCGGTTCCCGGAACCGGCTCCATGACTTCCTCCAGGACGTTGCGGAGAGCGTACTCCATGATCCTTCGGTCCCGTTCGGACAACTCCTTATGCCAACGCTGGACGCGGATATACATGGGCAGGAACCGGACGTCTTCGGAATAGGACAACCCTGCCGCGCGATGATGCTCCTGGACCGCAAGCGGGTTAGACGGGATTTTCTTGCGGATCAGATCCTGCCAGAAACGTTCGGCCACGACCGGACGATGGGATTCCCATAGTTTCCGGTAATGATGGTGGGTTTCCTCGAAGGAACGCAGCTCCTTGTCTTTTTTCATTTTGCCGAGAGCCTTTCCGATCACGGTTTCCAATTCCGAATAATCGACCGGTTTAAGCAAATAATCGAAACTGTCCAGCTGTATGGCTTGCTTCGCGAACGAGAAATCGGAATGGCAGGTCAAGAAAATCGTTTCCGTTTCCGGGTAATGCTCCTTGACCCACCTGGCTAATTCCAACCCGGAACCCAGCGGCATCTCGATGTCGCAAACCATCAAGTCGACGGGCTGGTCTTGAAAGATTTCCTGAGCCTGCTTCATGCTGTGTGCCGTATGGACGGCTTCGATATCCAGATGGCTCCAATTCACCCCGGCCTGCAGGCCTCTCACCGCATGGATCTCATCATCCACGATCAAAGCATGGTACATCGCGAATCACCCTGCTTTCCTGTCCATCGGTATTTCGATCCTTACGACCGCGCCCAAGCCGTTCTCGTTATAGAAATCAATGGTCGCTCTTTCCTGATACAGCAGCCGGAGCCGCCTTCTCGCGTTCCAAATTCCGATTTGCTCGCCGTTCTCGCTCCCCGCTTGTTCCAGGTCCAGCGCGAGCCGGTCGAGCACTTCGTCGGGAAATCCCGGGCCGGTGTCCTTGACGTGAATCACCAGCCGAGGATTTCCCGCGGCGTCCTCCGTTTGGGATACTTCGACGGCGATTTGGATCGGCTCGTCCATGTTCACGGCGTATTTAATGGTATTCTCCACCATCGTTTGCACGATGAGCGGCGGCACTTCCTGTTCGAGCAAATTTACCGGCTTATCGACGCGGTATTGGAACACCTCGGGAAAACGAAGCTGCTGAATCCGCAAATAGTTCGAGGTATGCGAAAGCTCGTCGCCGAGCGGTACGAAATAAGAATTGCTGCGGAACATGAACCGGAAATAAGAAACAAGACACTTCGCCATCTCTTGGATGAGCGAAAAATCTTTCACTGTGGCGAGATTATAAATGATATTGAGCGAGTTCAGGAAAAAGTGCGGATTGATTTGCAGCTGCAGATGCTTCAATTCCGCCCGCTGATGGTTCAGCTTTTCCTCGTACACGTTGATTTTCAGGTCATGGATTTCCGCGATCATCCGATTGAACGTCTCGTTCACGATCTGGAATTCGGTGGACTTCGGCTTCTGATCGAGCCGCGAATCCCAGTTGCCGTCCCGAAGCTTGCGCATCGCGACGACGATCCGTTTGATCGGGTTCAGGAAGATCCTCCTCATCATGAATACGAAAAGAAAAAGGAACATCACCGCCGCGAAGGAGATAATCGACGATATGCGCTGAAGATACGGAAGCTTCTGCAGAATCTCTTTTTCGGGCACGAGCGCTACGAGATTGAAATTGCCCCGTTGGGACTTCTCTCCCATGATCAGGTAAGTGTCTTTGCCTTTTCCGCTGATGGCATAGGACTCATCCGGGAATTTCAAGTCGATGCCTTTATCCTTGATTAATGCGTCGTGGCTGATCGGCTTATTGTCGTCCGTCGTAATGACGGCTGCGCCGGATTCCCCCAGATCGATCAGATTCAAAGGCACCATCAATTTGTCGCTGCTGATCCAAGCCCCCATGTAAACGTTGCCGGATTTCATCAAATGAAACAGATAGTCGCCTTTCGCGCCGCTCCAGACGTACCAGCGGGAATAATCGATCGTGCCCGCTTCTTTTTCCAGCATTTTCAGGATTTCGTCACGAGCGTTTTCCCGAGCCTCTAATCCGTCCGGAGAAGTCTGGCTCAGCACGAGATCGCGGTTGACCGAGGAATAGACGAAGAACGCGTCCAGCGTGGGATAGTATCCCAGATCGTCCCTCATGGTGTTGAACAGCGTCAGCTTCGCGATGTTATAGCGGTCCGCGTCGCGCGACTTGGGAAATTCCATGTCCAGGATGCTCAAGTTGCTCTCGAGGGTGTTGGTTAAATACTTGTCGACTTCTTCCAGTCTTTGATCGATCTGTCCCATATACAAGCCGAGCATGTTTTTATTGGATTGTGCCACTTGATTCCGGACCACGTCCACCGAGTAGAAATTGTTGATGACCAGCACGGTGACGAGGGGTACGAAAATGACCAAAACGGCGGCGAAAAATTTAAAGCGGAGAGAATTTACGTACGGTTGGATCCTGCGCATGGCCGCCGTTCCTCCTTCAGTATGCGTTTGAGCCTATCCCCAGTATTATATCGCTTCCGATATATGCGCGATATACGCTGAAAGAAGGGCATTGTTGCCATTGCCCTTCCTTCGCTTGACCCTCTATGAAAGCATTACCGGTTTACCGCGTATTTGTCGGTTCGGGCGTCCCGGATGACGCCGCTCCAATTCAATCCGTAAGCGAAATCGTAAGCATGGCCGGCCGAATCCACATGAACTTCCATGTCATGCGGGACGTCCTCGAACTGCTCCTCAACGGTCTTCATGTCCGCCGGCATTTGAAAGGGAAGCAGCGCCTGAGGTTCGAAAGCACCCGTCAGAATCTCGAGGATGGCTTGGTCCTGTACGCCGAAGTGCGCCACGATGGCGTCGGCCGACGGTTCGAATTCCGAGACGACTGCGGGATTCGATAAGAGAATGGAGACGATGACGGGCTTGCCGTTCATCCGCTTTTTCGTTTCCAGGACGGCATCGAGGTCGCCTTCATTCGCGACCGTTACCGTCTTGCCTTGATACGAACGGTTCAGCACGTCCCGCGGATCTCCGGCAAGGCTGGTCTCCCGGGCATGTTCCGCCGTATAGGGCCGGTATTGCAGGCTGATCGGAACGTAGCCGTTCCCGCCGGCATCCGCGTCGGCCTTGCTGTATCCTTTGGTCGAACGGGGGCTTTCGATGCAGACCAGCGCGAAATCCGCGTCCTCCGGCCGGTCGGTGACATCGAAGTATTTCCTGACGATATCGAGATTGACCGGATATTGCTCCGAAGGCGGAATGGGCATCCCCATCCAATCGCTGTCGGCCGGCAGTTTCCTTTTGGGAATATAGACCGACTTCCTCTTGGTTAACGGCAGAACCCCTTCGTTTTTGAGCATCACGATCGATTTCAATTGGGCCCGGTAGCCGGCTTCCATGAAGGCAGGAGATCCGACGATAGCGGCGGATTCTTCGGCGTTCAGGTATGGATTTTCGAACAATCCCAGCCGGAACATGTTCAGCAGCAGCCGCACGGCAGACTGTTCGAACCGCTTGCGCATGAACGCTTCTCCGTGCTCTTTGACGCCGATATAATAAGCCTCGATAACCGGACCCGCATCGTTGTTTCCGCCGAATTGGTCCACGCCCGCCATAAGCAGCTTGTAATGGCGCTCGGCGACCGTATAGCCTTCCTCCACGCCCCAGCAGCGACCGCCCGGGAAAAGCCGGGTGATGTCTTCTCCTTCGTCGGCGGTGATTCCCCAATCCGTGCAAACGACTCCGTCGTAGCCGTATTTCCCGCGAAGCAAATCGTCGATGAGATAGGCGTTATAAGAATTGCCGACGTTCTCGCCGTTCTTGGAATCTTGGTCGACGGAAATCGTGTAATAGGGCATGACGGCCGAAGCTTTGCTGGTTTTGCCGGACAGGCGGAACCCCCCTTCCGTGAAAGGGATCAAGTGCTCCTCGAAGTTGTTGCCCGGATACACCGCGTATTTGCCGTATCCGAAATGCGCATCGCGTCCGGCTTCTCCCGAGCCCCCGCCCGGCCAATGCTTCACCATCGCGTTGACGCTGGCGTACCCCCAGCCGTCCGCGATTTCAGCCTCCCCTTCCGACGTCTGGAAGCCGTCGATGTACGCTCGCGCCATATCCGCGGCAAGCCGCGGATCTTCGCCGAACGTCATGCCGAAACGGAACCAGCGCGGGTCCGTGGAAATATCCACCTGCGGGGACAACGCCGTTGCCAGCCCCAGCGCGCGGTATTCCCGCGAGGCGATCTCGCCGTATTCACGGGCGATTTCCGGATCGAACGCGGCGGCGAGCCCCATGCTTTCGGGCCACATGGAAATCGTGCCGCCGGCTCCGGCGTTGAATTCCTTGGACGTATCCGAGCCGTGGCGGGGATCCGAGCTGTTGTTGGCCGGAATGCCCAAGCCGATGCCCTCGGCGAAGGCTTGCACGTTATTGTTCCAATCCGCCGCAACCTCCGGACTCTGAACGCGCGTGATCAGAATGTGCCGAATATGGTCTTTCGTCAGGAAGTCCAGCTGTTGGTCGGACAGATCGCTTGGAGCCGCTCCGCTTTCCTCGAAATTCCGGCCTCCGGCATACGTAGCCGGGAACCATCCCATGTTGCCGGGGATCGCCTGGTGGCTGCTGTACAGCATGAGGCCGGCGATTTGCTCGATGGTCATTTTGGAAGCCAAATCCCTTGCCCGTACTCGCGGCGGCAGGCGCCAATCCTCGTACGGATCCAGCTTGCCGTCCTTGTTCAAATCCTTGAAAGCGAAACCGTCTTGTTGCAGGATGCTCACCCCCGACGTCTCGGAGTAACCCAGCAGAGGCCCGCCCTCGTTGCGTACATACCGCACGGCTGCTTTCTTGTTTGAATGCTGATCCATTCCTTTCAACCTCCACCCGTTTTTCTTCATCGACTATGCGGAACTACTCACGCAAGGACAAAAGTTCCCTGCTGATCGCGTCAAACTGGTCTTGCGTAATGCCGCCTCCCATGGGGTTATTCGCCGCAGCCGCCAACGGCAGCTTAGCCATGAATCCCAGGTCGTCGGCAAATCCCGGGGCGTGACGGTCCAGAATCCGTTTGGCGGACTCCCATTGAGCCATCTCCCCCAAACGCATGCCGGGATCGTAAACGCGATAAGAGAAGAGCGGCCGGTCATACGTAAAGGCATAACTTCCCGAACCGACCTCGATCCGGACGCCGTCCTTATCTTAACGGAAAGAGACGATCCCTTCGGCGTCCGACAAGTCGGCTTCGCAACAGAGAACCTGATCGGCCATCGCTCCGCGAAGTAGGATGAAGGCCGTGGTGTTGGCGGGAATTTCCGCGGTCAGTTCGATTTTGTCGCCGATGAATGTCCACTCCGTTTTCGCCGTTCCGTACATCGTCTCATAGGAGACGCGGGCATATTGCAGCCTGCCGCCCGTGTAATCGGGTTCTATCCGGATTTTTTTGTACCCGGGCCCTCTAGCGTCAGGCGCAAATCCGGCGATTTTACGGTACATCCAATCCCCGACGGCGCCATAGGCGTAATGGTTGAAGGAGTTCATGTCGTCGCTCCAGAAAGAACCGTCGGGCTTGATGCCGTCCCAGTGCTCCCAGATCGTGGTGGCGCCTTTGGATACCGAATAAAGCCAAGAAGGATAGGTTTGCTGAAGCAGCAGCTTAACCGCGGTTTCATGGTAGCCGTTGTCGGACAACGCAAAACATAAGAATGGGGTTCCGACGAACCCGGTCGTTAAATGGTAGTCGTTATCGACGATCATTTCGTTTAAATCCCGGGCGATCCGCTGACGGTCTTTCGGTTCGACGAGATCAAAGACTAGAGCGATTACGTGGGCGGTTTGCGTTTGGGCGGCGACCCGCCCGTTCGGCGTGATGAATTCGTCGCGGTATGCCGCAGCGATCCGTTCCGCCAGCTCTCCGTAATAAACCGCGTCTTCCTCGTGACCTAGCAAACGGGCGGCATCCCGAACGATGCGGGTCGAGAGAGCGAAATAAGCCGCGGTCACCATATGGTTCGGAGTGGCCCCCATGTAACTGCCTTCCTTCGCATCCAAAGCCAACCAGTCGCCGAAATGGAAGCCCGTGTTCCAAATATGCTCATGCTCACCTTGGTTGCGGATGAAGTCGACCCAGGCTTTCATGCTGCCGTATTGTTCGGCCAGGATCCGCTTATCGCCGTAACTGAAGTATAACGCCCAAGGAATGACCGTCGCCGCGTCGCTCCACGCCGCGGAGTTGTACCCTTGCAGAATGTTCGGGACGACGAACGGAACGCTCCCGTCCGACAGCTGATCGGCCTTCAAATCCCGAAGCCATTTGGTGAAGAAAGGCGCGCCGTTATAATTGAACAAAGCGGTCGCGGCGAATACCTGGGCATCCCCGGTCCAACCAAGGCGCTCGTCCCTTTGCGGGCAATCCGTCGGAACGTCGAGGAAATTGCCCCGCTGTCCCCAAACGATATTGCGCTGCAATTGGTTCACCCTGTCGTCTGAGCATTCGAAAACACCGGTCTTTTGCATGTCGGAGTGAATCACTTCGCCCTCAAAAGCTTCCAGGGGCAATCCATTAATCTGATCGGGGAAACCCTCTACTTTGACATAACGGAAGCCCTGAAACGTAAAATGCGGAGCGTAGGTTTCCACCCCTTCGCCTTTCGCGATATAGACGACGGTCTGTTTGGCGGTCCGAATGTTGCCTCTATAGAAATTGCCGTGCTTGTCCAGCACTTCGGCGTGCGTCAGTGTGATCTTCGTGCCTTCTGGTGCTTGAATGGACAATCGGATCCGTCCGACCATGTTTTGCCCCATGTCGAGAACGGTATCTCCCTCCGGAGTCCGAATCACGGACACCGGCTTCATGATTTCCGTAACGCGGGTCGGCACGTTTTCCTGCGCGACCAGCCGGGAATAAGAAAGATCCAGCAGTTCCGTCGAACTCCAAGAAGACTCTTCGAACGCCGCTTCGCTCCATCCTTTCCTTTCGAGGCGAGCGTCATAGGTTTCCCCGTCATAGAGTTCGGAGAACAAAACCGGTCCCGTTGCCGCTTTCCAAGATTCGTCGCTCGCGATCACCGTTTCGGAGCCATCCCTATGCCGGATGTGCATTTGTACAAGAACGGCCCTTCTGTCGCCGTAGTGGTTGGATTTGTTCTCCCAACCGAGACGCCCCTTATACCAGCCGTTTGCGACCATTGCTCCCAACGCATTCCCGCCCTCACGCAGAAGAGCCGTCACGTCGTATATCTGGTATTGAATCCTTTTGTTATAGCTGGTCCAGCCCGGGGCGAGTTCTTCGTCTCCGACCTTAGCGCCGTTCAAATAAAGTTCGTACACGCCCGCTGCCGTCGCGTAAATCCGTGCCGAAACGATATCCCCTCTGCTCAGATCGAACGATTTCCTCAGCAGGAACGCCGGCTCAGCTGTCGGATCGATCGCTTGCGATTCAGGGGAAATCCAGTGGGCTTGCCATTCTTCAGCGGACAAGAGCGCGGTTTCCCACCAGTCTATCTCGCTCCATTCCGATTCCCGGCCGAATTGATCCCAAACTTTAACCCGGTAAAAATATCGGGTGCGGGAAGACGGCTCCGGTCCTGCATACGGAATCAGTACCGATTCTTCCGATGCTACTCGCCCGCTGTCCCAAATAGACGATTCGAAATCCGCATCTCCCTCGGCCACCTGAATCCGGTAAGCCGTCTGTAGGGTGCCTTTACGATCGGACTTCAGTTTCCAACTGATCCTCGGACGTTTCACGTCCGTTCCGAGAAGCTGGGATCTGTATTCCGCCGTTAGGCCGTATGCGATTAATGAAGACATGCTTCTCGCCTCCGTATGTTGGATTGCACCTCTTCTACCATTGTACCGATCGTCCTGTAACAGCCGCTTTCAATATGCCGACCTAATGTTTGGTTTTGACGACCAAATGAGCGCGCAATAAAAAAGCCCGAACCCGGCAGGGTTCAGGCGCTGGTGGTGGATTGCTTGGGCATCATCGAGTTGGCGTTATTATTCGAAGTACCTCCGGTCATTTCCTGACCTGCTCCCTCGTTGGTTTTCGACGTGCTGGAGGTGGAAATGTTGTTCACATTGCCGAAAACCACCGTACCTTCATTCCTTACGATAACGACTCGTCCAATTTTGCTCGACATGCAACATCCGCTTCCTTATCCACTAGAGTCATTGGTACATGCCTCCATTA contains:
- a CDS encoding ABC transporter substrate-binding protein; this translates as MQRKSKALLLLSVLLILSLMLSACGGGSKDSGSSSEPSSSGSPASSSSGSSSNGKEEELTLAFLGIGNMKEAGLVQEEISKITKAKINATVKLMPIDPGAWTQQVNLLLAGNQPLDLLVTSSFFNYSSQVAKGQLLPLDELIAKYAPTIKDTMEPAIFNSTKIGGKMYGVPSVRDTAADQGIAARKDLMDKYNLTFDNVKTYADLEPIFQKIKENEPGVYPLVQRSQTLTVASEFVRGYIDALGDTPGVLLINNQDLKVVDLYETQIYKDALQLARKWYQAGYIMPDAATTQEGNNSLIKAGKGFSYLSNMKPGFAAQETTVNGREMVAASLVPPISTSDSGTGFMISIAKNSQDPDRAAQLLNLIYTDKDIVNLLANGVEGKHYVDAGNGQIKAPEGGSNYVFNQWEVGNNALAKVWQGTDPDIWEQMKAFNKSSTFSKALGFSFDSAPVKTEVAAVANVNNQYKAGLESGTIDPSKLDEFVSKLKAAGLDKIIAEKQKQLDAWAKANNVQ
- a CDS encoding carbohydrate ABC transporter permease: MKTNDMNQVVVHAIFILLAALCLIPFVLLIMSSFSSESSIVNNGYSFWPSEFSLEAYTYLWAQKAAMFNSYGITILITVVGTFAGLLISALLAYPLSRRDLPMRGILSFLVFFTLLFNGGLVPTYLIYTEVFHMKDTLMALIIPGLLTNGFFILLIRTFFANSIPVQIIESAYIDGASEFKIFYRMVLPLSLPILATIGLMLTINYWNDWFNGLIYITEPRLFSIQNLLNRMLVNIQFLQQSNMGGQNMSVNLPTNAVRMAMAVVGILPLILIYPFFQKYFVKGLTIGAVK
- a CDS encoding ABC transporter permease translates to MMIPGLAYLIMNNYLPMFGVIIAFKDINYAKGILGSDWIGFKNFEYLFKTQDAVVITRNTILYNGSFIILNTVFAISVAILLNEVRNKFAARFYQSVILLPFLISMVIVGYLVLSMLSAESGFLNLNLLPMFGMKPISWYFEPRYWPYILTIVQLWKATGYLCVIFLAAIIGIDNEYYEAATIDGASKWHQIRSITIPLIAPTITIMTLLAIGRIFYSDFGLFYQVPLNSGPLQPVTDVIDTYVYRGLMTLGDIGMSSAAGLYQSLVGFILVLLSNYIVSRGNKENALF
- a CDS encoding response regulator transcription factor, coding for MYHALIVDDEIHAVRGLQAGVNWSHLDIEAVHTAHSMKQAQEIFQDQPVDLMVCDIEMPLGSGLELARWVKEHYPETETIFLTCHSDFSFAKQAIQLDSFDYLLKPVDYSELETVIGKALGKMKKDKELRSFEETHHHYRKLWESHRPVVAERFWQDLIRKKIPSNPLAVQEHHRAAGLSYSEDVRFLPMYIRVQRWHKELSERDRRIMEYALRNVLEEVMEPVPGTAVIPVGDGALLTVVPLDKPDEDAVIRANGDAFIRNCNQYLFCDLSCYVGRMTPLHEMAEMLRRLQEMDENNVTQVNRTIILSDKRKAECSAEPAPWSEWGEWMKQGARDKLTEKVSRYLEAWKETGSGIDAQTVHSFYQDFLQMVFSVLQSKGLHANQVFAQNLLTDKPETALRSVPSLQEWTRYVIGVAINHIHSIEENLSVVDKAKRFIAEQIGQQELSREDIASHVFLNPDYLTRIFKKETGMSLSDYLQQRRIDYAKELLAGTGQSVSDVAVASGYSNLSYFSTIFKKATGMNPVDYRKRAQQR
- a CDS encoding cache domain-containing sensor histidine kinase, giving the protein MRRIQPYVNSLRFKFFAAVLVIFVPLVTVLVINNFYSVDVVRNQVAQSNKNMLGLYMGQIDQRLEEVDKYLTNTLESNLSILDMEFPKSRDADRYNIAKLTLFNTMRDDLGYYPTLDAFFVYSSVNRDLVLSQTSPDGLEARENARDEILKMLEKEAGTIDYSRWYVWSGAKGDYLFHLMKSGNVYMGAWISSDKLMVPLNLIDLGESGAAVITTDDNKPISHDALIKDKGIDLKFPDESYAISGKGKDTYLIMGEKSQRGNFNLVALVPEKEILQKLPYLQRISSIISFAAVMFLFLFVFMMRRIFLNPIKRIVVAMRKLRDGNWDSRLDQKPKSTEFQIVNETFNRMIAEIHDLKINVYEEKLNHQRAELKHLQLQINPHFFLNSLNIIYNLATVKDFSLIQEMAKCLVSYFRFMFRSNSYFVPLGDELSHTSNYLRIQQLRFPEVFQYRVDKPVNLLEQEVPPLIVQTMVENTIKYAVNMDEPIQIAVEVSQTEDAAGNPRLVIHVKDTGPGFPDEVLDRLALDLEQAGSENGEQIGIWNARRRLRLLYQERATIDFYNENGLGAVVRIEIPMDRKAG
- a CDS encoding glycoside hydrolase family 3 protein, with translation MDQHSNKKAAVRYVRNEGGPLLGYSETSGVSILQQDGFAFKDLNKDGKLDPYEDWRLPPRVRARDLASKMTIEQIAGLMLYSSHQAIPGNMGWFPATYAGGRNFEESGAAPSDLSDQQLDFLTKDHIRHILITRVQSPEVAADWNNNVQAFAEGIGLGIPANNSSDPRHGSDTSKEFNAGAGGTISMWPESMGLAAAFDPEIAREYGEIASREYRALGLATALSPQVDISTDPRWFRFGMTFGEDPRLAADMARAYIDGFQTSEGEAEIADGWGYASVNAMVKHWPGGGSGEAGRDAHFGYGKYAVYPGNNFEEHLIPFTEGGFRLSGKTSKASAVMPYYTISVDQDSKNGENVGNSYNAYLIDDLLRGKYGYDGVVCTDWGITADEGEDITRLFPGGRCWGVEEGYTVAERHYKLLMAGVDQFGGNNDAGPVIEAYYIGVKEHGEAFMRKRFEQSAVRLLLNMFRLGLFENPYLNAEESAAIVGSPAFMEAGYRAQLKSIVMLKNEGVLPLTKRKSVYIPKRKLPADSDWMGMPIPPSEQYPVNLDIVRKYFDVTDRPEDADFALVCIESPRSTKGYSKADADAGGNGYVPISLQYRPYTAEHARETSLAGDPRDVLNRSYQGKTVTVANEGDLDAVLETKKRMNGKPVIVSILLSNPAVVSEFEPSADAIVAHFGVQDQAILEILTGAFEPQALLPFQMPADMKTVEEQFEDVPHDMEVHVDSAGHAYDFAYGLNWSGVIRDARTDKYAVNR